In one Apteryx mantelli isolate bAptMan1 chromosome 33, bAptMan1.hap1, whole genome shotgun sequence genomic region, the following are encoded:
- the AQP5 gene encoding aquaporin-5: protein MKREILTLAFARAVFVEFIATLIFVFIGLGSALKWPSALPSILQISLAFGLAIGTLVQAFGHISGAHINPAVTLAFFVGNQISFLRTLFYVIAQLVGAIAGAGILYGVTPANTRGNLAINALNNNTTPGQALVVEIILTFQLAVCIFASTDSRRSGNVGSPALSIGFSVALGHLVGIYFTGCSMNPARSFGPAVVVRRFSPAHWVFWVGPILGACLAALLYFYVLVPYCMNMSDRVAIVKGTYESEEEWEEQREERKKSMELTSP from the exons ATGAAGAGGGAAATATTAACCCTGGCCTTTGCTCGAGCCGTCTTTGTGGAGTTCATTGCCACGCTCATCTTCGTCTTCATCGGCCTCGGCTCAGCCCTGAAGTGGCCATCCGCTCTCCCCAGCATCCTGCAGATCTCGCTGGCTTTCGGTCTGGCCATCGGTACGCTGGTGCAGGCGTTCGGCCACATCAGCGGCGCCCACATCAACCCGGCCGTGACCCTCGCCTTCTTTGTGGGCAACCAGATCTCCTTCCTCCGGACGCTCTTCTACGTGATAGCCCAGCTGGTGGGGGCCATTGCCGGGGCTGGCATCCTCTACGGCGTAACGCCGGCCAATACCCGCGGCAACCTGGCCATCAACGCG CTCAACAACAACACGACCCCGGGTCAGGCCCTTGTGGTGGAGATAATCCTCACCTTCCAGTTGGCTGTGTGCATCTTCGCGTCCACGGACAGCCGCCGGAGTGGCAATGTGGGCTCCCCGGCGCTCTCCATTGGCTTTTCCGTCGCTTTAGGACACTTGGTCGGG ATCTACTTCACCGGCTGCTCCATGAATCCAGCCCGGTCCTTCGGCCCTGCAGTTGTCGTGAGGAGGTTCAGCCCTGCACACTGG GTCTTCTGGGTTGGGCCCATCCTCGGGGCTTGCCTGGCGGCGCTGCTCTACTTCTACGTCCTGGTGCCCTACTGCATGAACATGTCGGACAGGGTGGCCATCGTCAAGGGCACGTATGAATCAGAGGAGGAGTGGGAAGAGCAgcgggaggaaaggaagaagtcCATGGAGCTGACCTCCCCGTAG